A window from Podospora bellae-mahoneyi strain CBS 112042 chromosome 1 map unlocalized CBS112042p_1, whole genome shotgun sequence encodes these proteins:
- a CDS encoding uncharacterized protein (EggNog:ENOG503P2PT; COG:S): MLRRQVTGSASFVCLRCRLQLAGAAGSGFLSASGTGARVANRSSRYFGSRPVSSLPALSRHTVLPLSRQRSHSRCYAAGSSSGSKPNSEDEPEITTENFFEVEVTEVKKRKRIQRILEPAPWELEAAEEEQKRSPEASGEIIQQEIQQDIAREIEEYGQRLWSEGLVEDQSDGGFESPENPAAWSEHPPARRDRSRRSGEHAANKSMYWPFSQFKDLKDSRSWRSKGQLVEAERENLGLDMLGKPATAIVLRKKPLRRLEKLTTGGEDLELGQTSAMLQNLLEGGAGSLTSEEILLNIHELRPADERVLSEEEFVTLKDTLMQGFTVPQLNAYVETWNSARQFKDPGDANTTVPPWILEIRPWVAAAENTPPDLDGKLWGYVSQGASPKEKLVVRLMRMCWDLSCSNVLEGQGCLDVKLRKAEFDMLTLGGKRWLRDISRTLLKNGKQIEMFPSSQYLSITAPKHTADLILDRLNQLLSHMKTVQFNASFITPGPLAIEPAVLNQVETMTNSIIRRSPSGDKILVTWIQLPGRDAVTENHGEQVLRLLSYAYREDPRASRSLVETPEASSKARFVPEVDCGPKLPWHERSKSWARWTAATNKVPPKSTRATNDEDVPPPDQTTTTSSTQNPIPTSIVIHPVEFKDRTEALPVNKADYSPGWSLHPKTDTTAVFGHVLFSSVSPSTTAPPAPDLPRTFAPVLPCVRFLSLESNLKNPGLWHMITVLRFIPAPDTDPSLISSAPNLEVRIESDHREIKELKDLRAVINDHDADLPLPESPSDVRLHQTKYYDLPGTGIKEHAEPMFEFLRDSTLKPWEEKLATPASLDGLRLPRRLFAGKEGEEGEEGEVEMDYMFAGLEIHRMIMSEWGGFRMRYTHVSGGFRRGVRSEVALDAVPVEAAKEGVVEEGVAEQEDERFLAAEEVMGEIGEGADLVEAIDEALVMAEPAEKPEVKEKSVEELTREYLEAVGKFARGEALVGEDGEVKKEGVKWFGDWVGAGEK, encoded by the coding sequence ATGCTCAGGCGACAGGTGACTGGCAGCGCCAGCTTTGTTTGCTTGAGGTGCCGGCTCCAGTTGGCAGGCGCTGCAGGTTCAGGTTTTCTGTCAGCTTCGGGCACCGGCGCAAGAGTCGCAAACCGATCGTCGAGATACTTTGGAAGTCGACCTGTTTCTTCGCTCCCCGCGCTGTCCAGGCATACCGTTTTGCCGCTTTCGCGTCAACGATCGCATTCACGATGCTACGCTGCTGGTTCTTCGTCCGGGTCGAAACCGAACTCTGAAGACGAACCCGAGATTACGACGGAAAATTTCTTCGAAGTCGAGGTGACAGAagtcaagaagaggaaaagaatTCAGAGGATCCTCGAGCCAGCCCCATGGGAACTggaagctgccgaggaggaacaaAAGAGAAGCCCAGAGGCTAGCGGAGAGATAATCCAGCAGGAAATCCAGCAGGATATTGCGCGGGAAATCGAGGAGTATGGCCAACGGCTTTGGAGTGAGGGCCTGGTAGAAGACCAAAGTGATGGCGGTTTCGAAAGTCCAGAGAACCCAGCCGCATGGAGCGAGCACCCACCCGCGCGGAGGGACAGATCCAGAAGATCGGGTGAACATGCCGCAAACAAGAGCATGTACTGGCCCTTTTCTCAATTCAAAGACTTGAAAGactcgagaagctggaggtcCAAGGGGCAACTTGTCGAAGCTGAAAGGGAGAACCTGGGGTTGGATATGCTGGGCAAGCCAGCGACTGCAATCGTGCTTCGAAAAAAGCCCCTTAGGCGACTGGAAAAACTCACCACGGGAGGCGAAGATCTAGAGCTGGGGCAGACTTCGGCTATGTTGCAGAATCTGCTTGAAGGGGGCGCTGGTAGTCTCACCTCGGAGGAAATACTGCTCAATATTCACGAGCTGCGACCGGCAGACGAGCGGGTGCTGAGCGAGGAGGAATTTGTCACGCTCAAGGATACTCTCATGCAAGGTTTCACGGTTCCCCAACTCAACGCATATGTTGAGACGTGGAACTCGGCCCGCCAATTCAAAGATCCGGGAGATGCCAACACGACAGTCCCTCCCTGGATTTTGGAGATCCGCCCATGGGTTGCGGCCGCTGAAAACACCCCGCCAGATCTGGATGGAAAGCTTTGGGGTTACGTTTCCCAAGGGGCTTCTCCCAAAGAGAAGCTGGTGGTGCGTTTGATGCGCATGTGCTGGGATCTGTCGTGCAGCAATGTTCTCGAGGGACAAGGCTGCTTGGATGTGAAGCTGCGAAAGGCCGAGTTTGACATGCTGACCCTTGGTGGCAAGAGGTGGTTAAGAGATATCTCGCGCACCCTGTTGAAAAACGGAAAGCAGATCGAGATGTTCCCCAGCTCGCAATACCTTTCGATCACCGCACCCAAACACACTGCTGACTTGATTCTCGACCGTCTCAACCAGCTGCTGTCCCACATGAAAACAGTTCAGTTCAACGCCAGCTTCATCACCCCAGGGCCTCTGGCGATCGAGCCGGCGGTTTTGAATCAGGTCGAAACCATGACAAACAGCATTATTCGTCGTAGCCCGTCCGGCGACAAGATCCTCGTCACCTGGATTCAGCTGCCTGGACGAGACGCAGTCACCGAAAACCACGGCGAGCAGGTGCTCCGTCTGTTGAGCTACGCCTACCGTGAGGACCCTCGTGCTTCTCGGTCTCTGGTTGAAACCCCCGAGGCTTCCTCCAAGGCTCGCTTTGTTCCCGAGGTGGACTGCGGTCCCAAGCTCCCCTGGCACGAGCGCAGCAAGTCTTGGGCCAGATGGACAGCCGCCACGAACAAGGTCCCACCAAAATCAACACGAGCAACcaacgatgaggatgttCCCCCCCCCGAccaaacgacaacaacctcatccacccaAAACCCAATCCCCACCTCCATCGTCATTCACCCCGTCGAATTCAAAGACCGCACCGAAGCCCTCCCCGTCAACAAAGCCGACTACTCCCCCGGCTGgtccctccaccccaaaaccgacaccaccgccgttTTCGGCCAtgtcctcttctcctccgtctccccctcaaccaccgccccTCCGGCCCCCGATCTCCCTCGAACATTCGCCCCTGTCCTGCCCTGTGTCCGTTTCCTGTCTCTCGAATCCAACCTCAAAAACCCCGGGCTCTGGCACATGATCACAGTCCTCCGGTTCATCCCCGCCCCTGACACCGACCCATCCCTCATCTCTTCGGCCCCCAACTTGGAAGTCCGCATCGAGTCGGACCACCGCGAGATCAAAGAACTCAAGGACCTCCGCGCGGTGATCAACGACCACGAcgccgacctccccctccccgaatCACCCTCTGACGTGAGGCTTCATCAGACAAAGTACTATGATCTCCCGGGGACAGGGATCAAGGAGCACGCCGAGCCGATGTTTGAGTTCCTCAGGGACAGCACGCTTAAGCCgtgggaggagaagctggcgaCACCGGCGAGtttggatgggttgaggttgccgaggagaTTGTTTgctgggaaggaaggggaggaaggggaagaaggggaggtagAGATGGATTACATGTTTGCGGGACTGGAGATCCATCGGATGATCATGAGTGAGTGGGGGGGTTTTAGGATGAGGTATACGCATGTTAGCGGGGGGTttaggaggggggtgaggagtgAGGTTGCGTTGGATGCGGTGCCTGTtgaggctgccaaggagggggttgtggaagagggggtAGCTGAACAGGAGGATGAAAGGTTCCTGGCAGCGGAGGAGGTCATGggggagattggggagggggctgatTTGGTGGAGGCCATCGATGAGGCTCTGGTTATGGCTGAGCCGGCTGAGAAGCcggaggtcaaggagaagagcgTGGAAGAGTTGACAAGGGAGTATCTCGAGGCGGTGGGGAAGTTTGCGAGGGGAGAGGcgctggttggggaggatggggaggtgaagaaggagggggtgaagtgGTTTGGGGA
- a CDS encoding uncharacterized protein (EggNog:ENOG503P24N; COG:S), with amino-acid sequence MYASSTALRCWDEYMLERMPRLQQSRRQRPVDEDEDVDMHEPQDDQYASDGAADETMNGPPNEELSQLIKGLVRYAIACDFSRTPIRRDAIREKVLGTNGRQFKTAFAGAQKQLRAVFGMEMVELPARDKNLMTTEQKRKAAKSQSQKEATSNAYILTNILPEELRTPALTRPSKVVSAEGEAAYTALYTTIISLITISGGELSDTRLRRHLARLNAAEYMPSMNPNDPANPTEKTDVVLQRMIKHGYLVRMVDNRGNGDDDSTTWHVGPRGKAEVPKESIAGFVRTIYGGSDPELESKIQISLKGVKERKPEIREQEQEQGLGDEDEVQEDEEMQEAGPSNGQRRRHA; translated from the exons ATGTATGCCAGTTCTACCGCCCTTCGATGCTGGGACGAGTATATGCTTGAGAGAATGCCTAGACTCCAGCAGAGCCGCCGCCAACGGCCggtcgatgaggatgaagatgtcGACATGCATGAGCCACAAGATGATCAATACGCCTCAGATGGTGCTGCCGATGAAACGATGAATGGCCCTCCAAACGAGGAGCTCAGCCAGTTGATAAAAGGATTGGTCCGGTATGCCATCGCATGTGATTTCTCACGGACCCCCATTCGGAGAGATGCCATTAGGGAGAAAG TTCTCGGTACAAATGGCCGGCAGTTCAAAACAGCATTTGCCGGAGCTCAGAAACAGCTCCGAGCAGTTTTTGGCATGGAAATGGTGGAGCTTCCAGCTAGGGATAAGAATCTCATGACCACCGAGCAGAAGCGGAAAGCCGCCAAAAGCCAGTCCCAAAAGGAAGCCACATCGAATGCCTACATTCTTACCAACATCCTGCCAGAAGAGCTTCGAACCCCCGCTCTCACCCGGCCCTCAAAGGTCGTGTCCGCCGAAGGTGAAGCAGCGTACACGGCCCTGTACACCACGATCATCTcgctcatcaccatctcggGGGGCGAGCTTAGTGATACCCGCCTCAGGAGGCATCTGGCCCGGCTCAACGCCGCCGAATATATGCCCAGCATGAACCCAAACGACCCTGCTAACCCCACGGAGAAGACCGACGTTGTGCTACAGAGGATGATCAAACATGGGTATCTGGTCAGGATGGTGGATAACAGGGGcaacggcgacgacgacTCTACTACGTGGCATGTTGGACCAAGAGGGAAGGCAGAGGTGCCCAAGGAGTCAATTGCGGGCTTTGTCAGGACCATCTACGGTGGCTCGGACCCAGAGCTGGAGTCAAAGATTCAGATCAGCTTAAAGGGCGTCAAGGAGAGGAAACCGGAGATACgtgagcaggagcaggagcagggactgggtgatgaagatgaggtccaggaggatgaagagatgCAAGAGGCCGGACCGAGTAATGGGCAGAGAAGGAGGCATGCGTAA
- a CDS encoding uncharacterized protein (COG:A; EggNog:ENOG503P5BZ), with protein MRLEWADKLRTQQELERLQAKYIGTGHPDTTSWEWKTNINRDTYSSIVGHPALLSYIALASNEPVTKVRAEMIRKMIQPAGPPPAREEDMIMGGQQS; from the exons ATGCGCTTGGAATGG GCCGACAAGCTTCGCACCCAACAAGAGCTCGAGCGGCTGCAGGCCAAGTACATCGGCACCGGGCACCCAGACACGACGAGTTGGGAGTGGAAGACAAACATCAACCGCGACACCTACTCCAGCATCGTCGGCCACCCCGCCCTCCTGTCATATATTGCGCTGGCATCGAATGAGCCTGTTACCAAAGTGCGCGCCGAGATGATCAGA AAAATGATACAGCCCGccggaccaccaccagcgagaGAAGAGGATATGATCATGGGTGGACAACAAAGCTGA
- a CDS encoding uncharacterized protein (EggNog:ENOG503PF8K), whose amino-acid sequence MTAILLQCALAAAQDARFDSEASAIQQNHTATHGDDPLIACSSCYGSLLDLYKARYFNCPPADLLKDPSLSSQGEWFTSAPPSFLEKLADLIEKAKQYQIHPGLIDEHVKKQKERWYADSLTTLRLRSMVQDEDKTAIAEQLERVTAGLAPIEELMTAVSTSLKKLSGSESPPIDDLSKGLLAATNHTERIEVLKEALFATPSQPTDGSPSGEVPEVHAKYYNMLTQDNASMEQVKDAILSDHQRLSSAQDEIKKVEARLAELRRGQAAYELEKAKKAENKKRLAEQQRSVIPDGLTNLPPCSVCRNPVNPSSFRLCTVCALLSGYELEGAEMTVYCGFECEHEGYRNHLKAHSCSAGPTCVHARVDSSGRRQMPNNNHAAHDEDTKMSDVLATPADLRFCKECVVNLKKPTAWCSPACVRAHYAQHHEKVHVGGAADGDDRMDTNGGLEGVDFDSQHYIISLADAVKEWEARNGGVRLEE is encoded by the exons ATGACggccatcctcctccaatgTGCCCTCGCTGCTGCACAAGACGCTCGTTTCGACTCGGAGGCTTCTGCCATACAGCAAAATCATACGGCGACTCACGGCGACGACCCTTTAATAGCCTGTTCGTCCTGCTACGGTAGCCTCTTGGACCTCTACAAGGCCAGATATTTCAACTGTCCTCCGGCAGACTTGCTGAAAGACCCGTCACTCTCATCCCAAGGCGAATGGTTCACATCCGCCCCCCCATCTTTTCTTGAAAAGCTGGCAGATCTTATCGAAAAGGCAAAGCAGTATCAGATCCATCCAGGCCTTATTGACGAACATgtaaagaaacaaaaagagcGATGGTATGCCGACAGCCTGACCACGCTGAGGTTGAGATCCATGGTGCAAGATGAGGACAAGACAGCCATCGCCGAACAACTAGAAAGGGTCACCGCAGGATTGGCACCAATCGAGGAGCTCATGACTGCTGTATCCACATCGTTGAAGAAGTTGTCAGGCAGCGAAAGTCCGCCAATAGATGATTTGTCCAAAGGACTTCTTGCAGCCACAAATCACACTGAGAGGATAGAGGTGCTCAAGGAAGCCCTCTTTGcgacaccatcacaaccgACTGACGGTAGCCCCAGTGGCGAGGTGCCCGAGGTCCACGCAAAATACTACAACATGCTCACACAGGACAATGCCAGCATGGAGCAAGTCAAGGACGCAATCCTGAGTGATCACCAAAGATTGTCTAGCGCCCAGGACGAGATCAAAAAGGTCGAGGCAAGGCTGGCGGAGCTGAGGAGAGGGCAGGCTGCCTacgagctggagaaggccaaaaaggcagaaaacaagaaacGGCTTGCCGAGCAGCAGAGGAGCGTGATACCTGACGGGCTGACGAACTTGCCACCATGCTCGGTGTGCCGGAATCCCGTTAACCCTTCGAGCTTCAGACTTTGCACCGTGTGCGCGCTTCTTTCTGGGTACGAGCTCGAGGGCGCAGAGATGACTGTCTATTGTGGCTTTGAGTGCGAACACGAAGGATAT AGAAATCATCTCAAGGCTCACAGTTGTTCCGCCGGTCCTACATGTGTTCACGCTCGTGTGGATTCATCCGGAAGGCGGCAGAtgccaaacaacaaccatgCGGCACATGACGAAGACACTAAGATGTCGGACGTTCTTGCCACTCCGGCAGACCTCCGATTCTGCAAGGAATGTGTTGTCAATCTGAAGAAGCCCACAGCGTGGTGTTCTCCGGCCTGCGTTCGTGCTCACTATGCGCAACATCATGAGAAAGTCCACGTCGGAGGAGCCGCCGACGGCGATGATCGGATGGATACCAATGGGGGGCTGGAAGGCGTTGATTTCGACAGCCAGCATTACATCATTTCTCTGGCGGACGCGGTTAAGGAATGGGAAGCCAGGAATGGGGGGGTGCGGTTGGAAGAGTAA
- the RIM9 gene encoding regulator of ime2 (EggNog:ENOG503NVK9; COG:S): MLRPATPLSVLLFAAFCLLLLSSLSAPIISAIPLGQWMGVDFGVFGFCNGGSCTPIEIGYDVQQLSADGFDIPAGTRTTLTTLLVIHPVAALLTLIMFVLAVVAHLHSPAHSGRYLLALFIFGIFTFLVCLLSFLVDVLLFVPHMAWGSYIVLAATVLVAISGLVSCAMRRTIVSRKARKQRIAENAEMSGENYYNRQLQQAPPVSTSPAPQQPTVPMLSGANGRPDALPEFASFEKKDDRSSDERVPLTSMSPTDRSPNNNYATDASTTYVNDTGPNPSDITAQRSMTNTPGSRGYADPSPGTDGYPMRAPSYERMNSRVRGGGPPGGYRGRGGYPGPGRGGYNGYGPSPGGGRGGYGGPQGRGGHGTPPSVRGGYGPPPPRGGGGRPLPPSYRGTPGPYDRRPSPAGPYGPGPVPYDARQPSPGPPSAPGYVSRSASNVSAGGYNAYNPNNRDSLPRAESPPPLPGIDDGIPTKAVEMDATGSNRGVGQYGIRDSDSDVAGMLAMQQARLSPRARHDTYVSDASRYSQDDTAYVPPRQAWNQNPVRTPSPLTAVSTRPPVDLRGGPGPNLQPPQQQQANPGLRPAPSEYYEDVDPRFAEPAPPAASNSPRPRTPPLQPLQLANSYEDIPQGARSPAESERSNFTSISQRGINPRWQPPPEMPQMIPRRPVGNNGPRPADLLLNSNPDFELPTRGGGNPR, from the exons ATGCTGCGACCTGCGACACCGTTGTCGGTGCTTCTCTTCGCGGCATTCTGTCTACTGCTCCTCTCGTCTTTGTCGGCTCCGATTATCAGCGCTATTCCGCTGGGTCAATGGATGGGCGTTGACtttggagtttttggtttttgCAATGGCGGGAGCTGCACCCCTATAGAGATCGGCTACGATGTTC AACAACTCAGCGCCGATGGCTTTGACATCCCCGCGGGGACGCGAACTACCCTGACCACTCTTCTCGTCATCCACCCGGTCGCCGCGCTTCTGACACTGATCATGTTCGTCTTGGCTGTGGTTGCCCACTTGCATAGCCCGGCTCACTCGGGTCGATACTTGTTAGCCTTGTTCATCTTTggcatcttcaccttcctGGTTTGCCTCTTGAGCTTCCTGGTCGATGTGCTCCTCTTCGTGCCGCACATGGCGTGGGGGTCCTACATCGTTCTGGCTGCTACCGTTTTGGTTGCCATCAGCGGGCTGGTTTCGTGTGCTATGCGTAGGACGATCGTTAGCAGAAAGGCCAGGAAGCAGCGCATCGCAGAAAATGCAGAGATGAGTGGAGAGAACTACTATAATCGGCAGTTGCAACAGGCTCCTCCTGTGTCCACTAGCCCTGCACCCCAGCAGCCTACTGTCCCGATGCTCAGCGGTGCCAACGGAAGACCAGACGCCCTCCCCGAATTTGCTTCAttcgagaagaaggatgatcGAAGCAGTGATGAGAGGGTGCCGCTCACCTCGATGAGCCCGACTGACCGAtccccaaacaacaactACGCGACAGATGCCTCGACCACTTATGTCAACGATACAGGTCCTAATCCGTCGGACATCACGGCACAAAGGTCCATGACCAACACCCCGGGTTCGCGAGGTTATGCTGATCCCTCGCCTGGTACTGACGGGTATCCTATGAGGGCACCCTCTTACGAACGGATGAATTCGAGAGTGAGAGGCGGAGGTCCTCCAGGAGGCTACAGAGGTCGCGGAGGATACCCGGGGCCCGGCAGGGGTGGTTACAATGGATATGGGCCATCACCAGGAGGAGGGCGCGGGGGGTATGGCGGTCCGCAGGGCCGTGGTGGTCACGGCACTCCGCCGAGTGTCAGGGGTGGGTATggtccaccgccaccacggggtggcggtggacGGCCTCTTCCGCCAAGCTATCGGGGAACTCCCGGGCCTTACGACAGaagaccatcaccagcagGTCCATACGGGCCCGGGCCAGTCCCATATGATGCCCGGCAGCCATCACCAGGTCCGCCGTCCGCGCCTGGATATGTCAGCAGATCGGCCTCGAATGTGTCGGCTGGAGGATACAATGCttacaaccccaacaaccgcGACAGCCTTCCCAGGGCAGAgtcgccaccaccgctcccAGGAATCGACGATGGCATTCCCACCAAGGCCGTGGAGATGGATGCGACGGGTAGCAACCGTGGGGTGGGACAATATGGAATCCGGGATAGCGATTCCGATGTTGCGGGTATGTTAGCCATGCAGCAGGCGAGGTTATCACCAAGGGCGAGACATGACACGTATGTCAGCGACGCCAGCAGATATAGCCAGGATGA CACCGCATATGTCCCACCTAGGCAAGCCTGGAATCAGAATCCGGTCAGGACCCCGTCACCACTTACAGCTGTTTCCACCCGGCCACCTGTTGATCTCAGGGGCGGTCCTGGCCCtaacctccaacctccacaacagcagcaagcaaaCCCAGGGCTAAGACCGGCCCCTAGTGAGTACTACGAGGATGTGGACCCTCGCTTCGCCGAGCCTGCGCCTCCCGCAGCTAGTAATTCACCCCGGCCAAGAACACCTCCTCTGCAGCCCCTACAGTTGGCTAATTCATACGAGGACATTCCCCAAGGCGCCCGCAGCCCGGCCGAATCTGAGCGGTCTAACTTCACGTCTATATCGCAGCGCGGGATCAACCCTCGGtggcagccaccaccagagATGCCGCAAATGATACCCCGGCGACCAGTTGGGAATAACGGTCCCCGCCCTGCCGATCTACTTCTTAATTCCAATCCAGACTTTGAACTACCCACGCGAGGAGGGGGTAATCCGAGATGA
- a CDS encoding uncharacterized protein (EggNog:ENOG503NWUW; COG:S): protein MWRHGLAGSTAGSRLHLSATITGTRTAITSAQPLRLPRPWRTIVTSPSHRRPLHPSSGPFEPLRPPSPSSLGAPRAARSYPRAEKYLRRLLVISALLGAGYLVDSQIYASGIARSLRTFGTGLLVAADYKLNFRPHPIPIIGSKSGIPELHRRSAERMSDLLRHNGGLYLKIGQAIAMQSAVLPPEFQKMFARMFDDAPQDEWELVEKVIRDDFGGRSVEEVFGVDFTGRDESKGVMEKTARASASVAQVHWARLPDGREVAVKIQKPEIERQIGWDLWAFKVVMRVYTWWFDLPMYSMVPFVSERLKLETDFENEARNSEVMRELINDEPALRGRVYIPRVYPELSSKRVLTTEWIEGVRFNDKSDLTRPWRGGHGNYTPGVHGEQLPSPDMPSLRAALRQNPDRQRLKPERSSWRGPNLTGGLGVSPKDVMTTIVDLFSAQIFKFGVVHCDPHPGNMFVRRLPNGKPELVLIDHGLYVYMSDQFRHDYASFWKALMTFDNAKIVQIASGWGVKGAEMFASATLMRPYEGGENKVQEEFLKAMKARSPSERNYEMQRRMKQGIRDMLADEEKWPKELIFISRNMRIVQANNANMGSPVNRIKIMGVWASRSLWQDKGLGWRERVGNAWRHLLFKGVLWASDAVWWFFRVKQLLGRGGGMEDEVEVKMRELAREMGIELQHDVFAG from the exons ATGTGGCGCCATGGCCTCGCCGGCAGCACAGCCGGCAGCCGCCTCCATCTGTCTGCCACCATCACGGGAACACGAACGGCAATAACCTCAGCTCAGCCACTGCGCTTGCCACGCCCCTGGCGAACAATCgtcacctcaccatcacatcgccgacccctccacccttCATCCGGTCCCTTCGAGCCCCTccgacccccctccccctcctcgctcgGCGCCCCCCGGGCCGCCAGATCGTACCCCCGGGCCGAAAAAtacctccgccgcctcctcgtcatctctGCGCTCCTCGGCGCCGGCTATCTAGTAGACTCCCAAATCTACGCCTCCGGCATAGCCCGCTCCCTCCGCACCTTTGGCACCGGCCTCCTAGTAGCAGCCGACTACAAGCTCAACTTCCGGCCTCACCCCATCCCTATAATCGGCTCTAAATCCGGCATCCCCGAGCTCCACCGCCGCAGCGCGGAGCGCATGTCCGACTTGCTACGGCACAATGGCGGGCTGTACCTCAAGATCGGGCAGGCAATCGCCATGCAGAGTGCTGTCTTGCCGCCGGAGTTCCAGAAGATGTTCGCGAGGATGTTTGATGATGCGCCGCAGGATGAgtgggagctggtggagaaggtgatTAGGGATGATTTTGGGGGCAGGTCGGTagaggaggtttttggggtGGATTTCACGGGGCGGGATGAGAGCAAAGGTGTTATGGAGAAGACTGCGAGGGCGAGCGCGAGTGTGGCGCAGGTTCATTGGGCGAGGTTGccggatgggagggaggtggcggtcAAAATTCAGAAGCCCGAGATTGAGAGGCAGATTGGGTGGGATCTGTGGGCTTTCAA GGTCGTGATGAGGGTATACACCTGGTGGTTCGACCTGCCAATGTACTCCATGGTCCCCTTTGTCAGCGAGCGACTGAAACTCGAAACCGACTTTGAAAACGAAGCCCGCAACTCGGAAGTCATGCGCGAGCTCATCAACGACGAGCCCGCTCTCAGAGGAAGAGTTTACATCCCCCGGGTATACCCCGAACTCTCCTCCAAGCGTGTCCTCACGACCGAATGGATCGAGGGCGTCCGGTTCAACGACAAGTCCGACCTCACCCGCCCCTGGCGAGGCGGTCACGGGAACTACACCCCAGGCGTCCACGGCGAGCAGCTCCCTTCTCCAGACATGCCCTCCCTCCGCGCCGCCCTCCGCCAGAACCCGGACCGGCAACGGCTCAAACCCGAGCGCAGCTCCTGGCGCGGACCCAACCTCACCGGCGGGCTAGGCGTCTCCCCCAAGGACGTAATGACCACCATCGTTGATCTATTCTCGGCCCAGATTTTCAAGTTCGGCGTCGTCCACTGCGACCCTCACCCAGGCAACATGTTTGTCCGCCGGCTCCCCAACGGAAAGCCAGAGCTGGTCCTCATCGATCACGGGTTATACGTCTACATGTCTGACCAGTTCAGGCACGACTACGCCTCCTTCTGGAAGGCCCTCATGACGTTTGACAACGCCAAGATCGTCCAGATCGCATCAGGTTGGGGGGTGAAAGGCGCGGAGATGTTTGCCTCGGCCACACTGATGCGGCCGTACGAAGGAGGCGAAAACAAGGTTCAGGAGGAGTTCCTCAAGGCTATGAAGGCCAGGTCGCCGAGCGAGAGGAATTACGAGAtgcagaggaggatgaaaCAAGGAATAAGGGACATGCTggccgacgaggagaagTGGCCGAAGGAGTTGATCTTTATCAGCAGAAACATGAGGATTGTGCAAGCCAACAACGCCAACATGGGGAGCCCCGTGAACAGGATCAAGATCATGGGCGTCTGGGCCAGCAGGAGTCTGTGGCAGGATaaagggttggggtggagggagagggtgggaaaTGCGTGGAGGCATTTGCTTTTCAAAGGGGTTTTGTGGGCGAGCGATGCCGTCTGGTGGTTCTTTCGGGTGAAGcagctgctggggaggggagggggaatggaggacgaggtggaggtgaagatgagggagctggcgagggagatggggattgAGTTGCAGCATGATGTTTTTGCGGGgtga